From a region of the Synchiropus splendidus isolate RoL2022-P1 chromosome 12, RoL_Sspl_1.0, whole genome shotgun sequence genome:
- the enah gene encoding protein enabled homolog isoform X3: MVLYSSSQDCDVAGGLVGGAGTREVVGLRPGTGSDGAPHGLWRYVCCQRRPTLTLPACPTLPRQAPQVQNGPTQEELELQRRQHQEMQRQKELERQERERQERERLEREMQERQEMERQERERQEREAQAERERLERERQEQQERAERELMEREKAERERLEREQQEQLDREQQDWERGRRISNAAFESTLFTPTPQEHNRTPSTPVSPSTPTYPTPGTPCLSSATPPTPPLRHSASRFATSLGSAFHPVLPHYATVPRRQQAVPQTPPAPAPAPHPSPQPPPKSAVWSAYNFTPLPPSPPVMISSPPGKAAGPRPLIPIAAPSPLTQKPPSPSPNGPPMFPAPSPVTIPHSHTPLGIICPTPPPPPTPPPFPYPAASSSCVSSPPSSSHAPGLPSPSTAPPAAAEHLSLPVGLGLSGEPDAATGPETLQPQGVSSQPQDVAQTAGLTTPTPPPPPPLPPGSTVTSAAATPAATPTTPSGHPPPPPPPPLPPTLSPAGAAAPPAGPPPPPGAPPPPPAPPLPAGLFSPAEDRPLSGLAAALAGAKLRKVPRSDDAGAALAAAMSGAAAAAGAKPESRGNGPLPGGGGLMEEMSALLARRRRIAEKGSSPEPDQRSEEGEIMTTPKVSACSTPDMPRKPWERTNNMNGSKSPVIGRPKSTPTPTSSLTTNGVPSESVDYDRLKQDILDEMRKELSKLKEELIDAIREELGRSSTA; the protein is encoded by the exons GCCCCACACTGCCGAGACAAGCCCCTCAGGTTCAGAATGGACCCACGCaagaggagctggagctgcaaAGAAG GCAGCATCAGGAGATGCAGAGACAGAAGGAGCTGGAGCGTCAGGAGCGCGAGCGTCAGGAACGAGAGCGCCTGGAGCGAGAGATGCAGGAGCGCCAGGAAATGGAGCGGCAGGAACGCGAGCGGCAGGAGCGGGAAGCGCAGGCGGAGAGGGAGCGACTGGAGCGGGAGcgccaggagcagcaggagcgcgCCGAGCGTGAACTGATGGAGAGGGAGAAGGCGGAGAGGGAGCGTCTGGagagggagcagcaggagcagttggacagagagcagcaggactgggagagagggaggcgCATCTCCAACGCTG CCTTCGAAAGCACCCTGTTCACGCCGACACCACAGGAGCACAACAGAACACCCTCCACACCTGTCTCTCCATCCACACCCACCTACCCCACACCTGGGACCCCGTGCCTCTCATCCGCCACACCCCCGACCCCGCCTCTGCGCCACTCCGCTTCACGATTCGCCACCTCGCTCGGTTCCGCCTTCCACCCGGTCCTCCCTCATTACGCCACAGTTCCGAGGCGACAGCAGGCCGTTCCTCAAACCCCGCCTGCACCTGCACCCGCCCCTCATCCTTCTCCTCAGCCCCCGCCAAAGTCTGCCGTGTGGTCAGCATACAACTTTACCCCCTTACCCCCATCACCTCCGGTCATGATAAGCAGCCCTCCAGGGAAGGCTGCCGGCCCGCGGCCGCTCATCCCCATCGCAGCGCCGTCTCCTCTCACCCAAAAGCCCCCATCGCCGTCTCCCAACGGCCCCCCAATGTTCCCAGCACCATCCCCGGTCACCATCCCACACAGCCACACCCCTCTCGGCATCATCTGCCCGACCCCGCCCCCGCCTCCTACACCTCCACCATTCCCCTAtcctgcagcttcttcttcctgtgTCTCGTCTCCCCCCTCCTCATCCCATGCACCTGGTCTGCCCTCTCCctccacagcgccccctgctgctgctgagcaccTCTCCCTCCCTGTGGGCCTGGGCCTGTCAGGGGAGCCGGACGCAGCCACAGGCCCAGAGACCCTCCAACCGCAGGGGGTGTCCTCCCAGCCCCAGG ACGTGGCGCAGACAGCGGGCCTGACCACACCCACccctcccccaccaccacccctgCCACCCGGCTCCACTGTGACCTCTGCGGCTGCCACGCCGGCCGCCACCCCAACAACCCCCTCCGGccaccctccccctccccctccaccaccCCTGCCTCCGACGCTGAGCCCGGCCGGAGCGGCCGCTCCACCCGCCgggccccctcctcccccgggCGCTCCACCCCCTCCCCCGGCGCCCCCCCTCCCAGCCGGCCTGTTCTCTCCTGCAGAGGACCGTCCCCTCTCAGGGCTGGCTGCTGCCCTCGCAGGAGCCAAACTGCGGAAAGTGCCAAGG AGCGACGATGCAGGGGCAGCTCTGGCAGCAGCAATGTCGGGGGCCGCAGCGGCTGCAGGGGCCAAACCGGAGAGCAGAGGCAACGGACCTCTTCCCGGAGGAGGTGGTCTAATGGAGGAGATGAGCGCCTTGTTGGCCAGAAG GAGAAGAATTGCAGAGAAGGGATCGTCACCTGAACCCGACCAGAGATCA GAGGAGGGCGAGATAATGACGACCCCTAAAGTGTCGGCCTGTAGCACACCAG ATATGCCCCGGAAGCCGTGGGAAAGAACAAACAACATGAACGGTAGCAAATCTCCAGTCATCGGAAG ACCCAAATCGACTCCGACACCCACGTCCTCCCTGACCACCAACGGGGTGCCCTCAGAGTCGGTGGACTACGACAGGTTGAAACAG GACATTTTGGACGAGATGAGAAAGGAACTGTCGAAGTTAAAAGAAGAGCTCATTGATG CAATCAGGGAGGAGCTGGGACGGTCCAGCACAGCGTAG